ACCGCCGCGGCCTGGGCTGGGACCGGGGCGACCCATCCAAGCCCGAGGGCCCCACCAGCAACCTGTCGCCGGCCAGCACCTTTGGGCACACCGGCTTCACAGGCACCTGCGTGTGGATGGACCCCGAAAACAAAATCCTCTACATCTTTCTTTCTAACCGCGTGTACCCGGACGCCGGCAACAACAAGCTGCGCCAGTACAACATCCGCACCCGCATCCACGACGTGATTTATAAGTCCTTGCAGAAGACATGACCTGTTGTCCGGCTTTTCTGTTTCTTTGACTCCGCAATCGGCGGTAGGGCGTTCTTTAGAGCGACTTGCCGCCGATTTTTGTTGTCATTCCGAGCGGAGCGAGGAATCTGAATCGCGGATTGAGCAGATTTTAGGATTGCACGGATTTTGGTCACATTATATACAGTCATCTGTCTCGTCACCGAAATCCGCGAAATCTGAGCAATCCGCTCAATCCGCGATTCAGATTTCTCGCTCCGCTCGGAATGACAGTTCTCTTCCCCTACCCTTGCTTGCCCGTCTCGCCCCCTTGACGGCGCAAGCTGAAGCTACCGCCACATGAACATCGGCATTGTCTGTTATCCTACGTACGGCGGTTCCGGCGTGGTGGCTACGGAGTTGGGCAAGGCCCTGGCCCAGCGCGGCCACCGCGTCCACTTTATTACTTACAGCCAGCCCGTCCGCCTCGACTTCTTCAACGAGAACCTGTTCTACCACGAGGTCTACATTCCGCCCTACCCGCTGTTCCAGTTTCCGCCCTACGAGCTGGCCCTGGCCTCGAAGATGGTGGACATCGTGCAGAACGAGAAGCTCGACGTGCTGCACGTGCACTACGCCATTCCGCACGCCTCGGCGGCCTTTATGGCCAAGCAGATTCTGCTGACCCGCGGCATCCGCATCCCGGTGGTAACTACGCTGCACGGCACCGATATTACGCTGGTGGGCAAGGACGTGAGCTACGAGCCGGTAGTGACGTTCAGCATCAACCAGTCGGACGGCGTGACGGCCGTGTCGGCGGACCTGCGGCGGGAGACGTACGAGTATTTTGCCGTGGAGAAGGATATTGAGGTGATTCCCAACTTCATCAACCTGGAGCGCTTCAAGAAGCAGAACAAAGGCCACTTCAAGGCCGCCATTGCCCCGGAGGGCGAACAGCTGCTCGTGCACACCAGCAACTTCCGCTCGGTGAAGCGCGTGGACGACGTGCTGCACATTTTTGCCGGGGTGCGGAAGCAGATTCCGGCCAAGCTCCTGCTCGTCGGCGACGGGCCCGACCGGCCCCGCATCGAAAAGCTCTGCCGCGACATTGGCTTCTGCAACGACATCCGCTTCCTGGGCAAGCTCGAAGCCGTGGAAGAAGTGCTGAGCATTGCCGACCTGTTCCTGATGCCTTCCGAAAAAGAAAGCTTCGGCCTGGCTGCCCTGGAAGCCATGGCCTGCGAGGTGCCCGTCATCAGCACCGACGCGGGCGGCATCCCGGAGCTGAACGTGCACGGCCAAACCGGCATGGTCAGCCACGTCGGCGACGTAGACGACATGGTAAAGAACGCCCTGTTTGTGTTGGATGAAGAAAACCTGCCCCGCTTCAAAGCCGCCGCCCGCGCCCGCGCCGAGACGTTTGCCGTGGACAACATCGTACCCCGCTACGAAGCCTGTTACCAGCGGGCCATTGATGCGGTACTGGCAACAGTATAATTGCTCTTCCAAGAGGAAGAATCCGTCTTTTTTATAAAGAACACAATCTTTGGAATGCCGAAAGCCCCTTACATCAACATGGATGTAAGGGGCTTTTTGATGGGCTATAGTACTAATACTTGGTCGGTTATCAGAGCTGAGAAGCTGTGTCGTTTAAATACCTTCATCTGGAGCAGATGAATCGACACTTCCCAAACCTAAAGCAACGGTCAGTACCAATACGCTCAGCACGATGAGCCACAGGGTGTCCGAGCCTGATGCATCACTATATTGCCAGATCAGGTATAGCCCACCCCACCAGCCACCAAAGGCGGGTAGTGTTATAGCTAGCAGGCTAGGCCGTTTATTCTTAAGTAAGGCCACCAACCAGAACGCAATCAATCCTATAATGAAGGGAATGCCGGCTACGAAGAATATAATCGTCCAGAGTATTTCACCAACGGACCTATTTTTCATCATTTCGGCCAGCGCAGGAGTAGTGGCAAGTATCCAAGCCATACCTACTGCCGCCAAACGTTTAATTCTGCTCATGCACTAATGGCTAGAACATAGCCACCGCCTCTCGTTTCACAGCCAACAAGGCGCCTGCGGTGGGGTCGGTTTCGTCGGTGATGAGGCTTTCGAGGATGCGCTTGGCCAGCTCGGGGCCGCGGGCGTGCTGGGGGTCGGGCAGGGTGCGAAAGGTGGTGTTGATGCGGTTTACCACGTTTTCCTGGGCCTGGCGCACCTGGGCCCAGGTTTCGGGCTGCATGTAAAGTTGCTGGCTGAGGTTGTGCTCCACCTCGGCCCGGATTTCCTGGAGCAGCAGGCGGTGGTAGTCGGCGGCGGAAAGGCCGGCCGAGCTGACGCGCACCAGCAGGTTGCTGGGCGTGATGCGCTCCAGCAGCATCGTGACGCGCTCCAGGGCTTGCAGGCGCAGGGGCAGCGTGGTTTTGCTGGCTTCCAGGCGCAGCTCCATCAGCCGGCGCTGCTGCTCCTTCTCCAGAAACTGCTGAAACAGAAAGTAGATGGCCCCGGCCACAATGAGTGCCGGCAGGATAATCTTTAGCAAATCGAACAGATACTCAGTGGTGTTCATTAGCGAAAGGTGGTGAGAGAACGATGATGGACGCGTAGGCCGGAAAACGTCATGTCATTCCGAGCAGCGCGAGGAATGACAATAGCCTTGGCACACATGAATTGGGCAAAGATAGGCCGTGAACCGCGGGCCCCAAGCCGTTGTTATACGACCAAACGCAGCTACGGCTCGACGCAGTGTCCGTTCTTCTATTCCGAAGGCACACTGCTACTCTTGCGGGCTTCGTATCTTTGCGACCTACCTTCCCTAACGACGAACAACTTATGGCAACGGCCGTTTCCACGAAACTTGCTCCCATCAGCCTCACTCCCCGCGCCCTGGAGGAGGTGAAGAATATTCTGCGCGAGAAGAACGTGCCCACTGAGTACGGCTTGCGCGTAGGCGTGCAGGGTGGCGGCTGCTCGGGCCTGAGCTACCTGCTCGGCTTCGACAAACCGAAAGACCAGGACGAAACCTTCGACCTGGAAGGCGTGACGCTCATCATGGACAAAAAGCACGCTATGTACGTGCTGGGCATGGAGGTTGACTTCCAGGATGGCCTCAACGCCCGCGGCTTCGTCTTCAACAACCCCCAGGCCAAGAGCACCTGCGGCTGCGGCTCCTCGTTCTCGGCATAATCACCGATTGGCGCTGATTTCTTTGCTTGCGCTGATTAGCTAAAAAACAGCCCCGGCTTTGCGGCCGGGGCTGTTTTAGTACTATGCTGTAGCTGGCAACTAGGCTGTTACCGGCGTGCCAAGCAATTCCATTACTGCCGCAGGATTCTTGACTTCAATGACGAGCTGATCGTAGCTGTCATCCTTTAGGTCGATAACGAGGGCGTTCTTGGCGTTGCGCACATCCCAGAAGACGCATTTACCCTCACGCAGATAGGTGCCCGCCACTAGTACGCCGGGAATATGGGTGCCCGGCACCCGCCAGCCTTTCCACCAGCCGCGGTGCGCGTTTGGGTCTTGGCGTACGGCTCGGATGTGAGCCCGCGGAATCTGCAACTGGCTTTTGAATGCCCATAGCTTATGCAGCCCTTTGACGTCGAATAGCACGTCACTGCCCTGGATTGTTACGTCTACCATATCGATGTGAGAAGTAAAGAATTGTTACGTGAATATACTTTGCTTCTCAGGAAAAGCAACTGCTTCTACTGCCCTACTGGCTTGATACTCACGGCCGTGCCGCCGCCGGGGGCCAGCTGAAGCTTCAGCACGGTTTTGCTGTCTACTTTCTGCTTGCGAATCTGATACGTCATAGGGTTTTGTTCCCAGTGGGCGCCCTTGCCGTCGGCGTAGATGGTGGCTTCGTAGCGCTGGCCGGGCCGCAGGAAATCCAGCTTTACCTGCTGTTGGCGGGCGTTTTCGTCGGTGATGCTGCCTAGGTACCATTCGTCCTTGCTTTTGGCCTGGCGGGCAATGGTGATATAGTCGCCGGGCTCGGCCAGTAGCACGCGGGTGTCGTCCCAGTCCACGGGCACATCCTTGATAAATTGGAAAGCGTCGAGGTGCTGCTCGTAGGCTTCGGGCAGGTCGGCGGCCATTTGCAGGGGCGAGTACATCGTCACGTACAGGGCCAGCTGCTTGGCCAGGGTGGTATGCACCTGGCGGCCTTTGTTGGCGGTGGGGTTCCAGCGTTCGAGCTTGATCTGGAAGATGCCGGGCGTGTAGTCCATGGGGCCGCCCATGAGGCGGGTGAAGGGCAGAATGGTTTCGTGCTCGGGCGGGTTGCCGCTGCTCCATGCGTTGAACTCGTTGCCACGGGCGGCTTCCGAGGCCAGCCAGTTGGGGTAGGTGCGGTGCAGGCCCGTGGGCCGCACCGACTCGTGCATGTCCACCATAATCTGCTGCTGGGCCATTTTCTGGGCCGTGCGCACAAAGTGGTTGACCATCCATTGCCCATCGTGGTGCTCCCCGCGCGGGATGATGCGGCCCACGTAGCCGGTTTTTACGGCCTGGTAGCCGTGCTGCTTCATGAAGCGCAGTGCCTCATCCTGGCGCCGCTCGTAGTTGGTGACGGAGGAGCTGGTTTCGTGGTGCATCATAAGCTGCACGCCTTTACTGGCGGCGTAGCGGTGCAGCTCGTCCACGTTGAAGTCGGGGTAGGGCGTCACGAAGTCGAATACTTCTTCTTTCCAGTTGCCGGCCCAATCTTCCCAGCCTACGTTCCAGCCCTCCACCAGCACGCTTTGCAAGCCGTGTTTGGCCGCGAAGTCGATGTAGCGCTTCACGTTTTGGGTGTTGGCGGCGTGGCGGCCGTTGGGCGTGAGCTGGCTCCAGTCGGTGGTGGCCAGCTTGATATTGCTCACGTCGGCGTAGTTCCAGCTGCCTTTGTTGACGTGCATCTCCCACCACACGCCCACAAACTTCTGGGGCTTGATCCAGCTGGGGTTCTGGATGGTGCTGGGCTCGTTGAGGTTGAGGATGAGCTTGGAAGCCAGCACCTCGGGGGCCCGGTCACTGACCACGATGGTGCGCCAGGGCGTGTGCTCGGGGGCTTGCAAGTAGGCCTTGGCCCCGGTGCCCGTGGCGTCGGGCACGAGCTGGCTGGTGAGGCCAAAGCTCCGGGTGTCCACGTTCAGCATCAGAGCCGGGTAGTTTACCAGCGCGGCCTCGTGCAGGTTCACGTACAACCCATCATCCGACTTCAGCATCAGGGGGGTCTGAATTCGGTTCGGGGCGGCTTTCTGCTGAATGGCCTCAATCGGCGTGGTGTTCACCTCGCTTAGGCGGGTGGTGCTGTAAGTGTACTCGTTGGAGTCGTAGTCGCCGGGTATCCAGAAGGCGTGGTGGTTGGCGGGCAGGTTGAACTCGGTTTGCTCGTCCTGCACCGTGAAATAGGTAAGACCTGGCTGCTCCGGCACCTCGTAGCGGAAGCCCAGGCCGTCGTCGTACAACCGAAACCGCACCACCAAGCGGCGACCCTGCGGCGCGGGCTGCTGCAAGGTCACGGCCAGCTCCCGGTAGTGGTTGCGGATGCTCTTCACCTCGCCCCACACCGGCTGCCAGGTGTCGTCGTGCTGGCTGCTGTCGATGTGGGCCACGGAGAAACCCTGGGCAAGGCCCGGCTGGTTTTGCAGTACCAGCCCGAGGCGGCTGGGCCGCACCACCGTTTTCGGGCCGAAGCTGAGGGCGTAGGTCGGCTCCCCGCTCGGACTCAGCTGAAAGCGGAGCGTAAGCTTACGGGACGGTGAGCGGAGAGTTTGGGCCAGGGCGGGCACAACGAAGCCAGCCAGCAAGGCGGCAGCCAGGACGAGAGCAGCACGGTTCATACCTTGAAGGTACACCGCCTCCCCGACCCAACCAATTCAGTTACCTGAGCTACGTCACTTACAGCAACACGTCGAGCGTGAGCGTGGGCATTGCCAGCAGGCGGCGGCCCACGATGGACATGGTGCCCTCCCGATACTCGGCGCGGAAGCCATTGGCCAGGAATACGTTGACACCCGCCCGGAACCGGCGGCTGAAGCAGAAGTTGGTACCGAAAGCGCCGCCCACGTTCAGGTCGTGGAGGGTGCCGCTGCCGCCGAGCAGGTTCCAATGATACCACGAGTACACCCCACCCACGCCCACCAGGGGCTCCAGAAACGGGTGGCGGCTGGGCAGGTAGTAGGTCAGCAGCCCAATGCCCGCACCGCCATGCTCTTCCCGGCGCACGTAATCCAGGGAGCGGGCCCCCACGGCTTTCAGGGCAAACCGGGAGCTAAAGCGCAGTTCGGCCTGCACGCCCACGGCCTGGTAGGTGGCGAGGATGCCAGCAGCCAATCGGTAGCCGGAATTGCGCGCGGTGCTGTCCGGCTTCTGCTGGGCTAAGACAGAAAGCGGCAGGGCAAAACTGATGCTGAGGAGTAACGGTTTTATCATGCAGGAGAAGAATAGTAGCCCAGAAATATAGTGGAAGGCCGCGCAGAATCTGCTACTTGGCTTAGCGGCATCGGTGCCGGGCTTAGCAGCAGTGGTGCTGGGCGTAGAAGGATTGGGGCTAAGGTTAGCAGCGTTGGTGCCGGGCTTAGCAGCATCGGCGCCAGGCTTAGGAGCATCGGTGCCAGGGTTGGAAGCCTTGGCGCCGGGGTTAGGAGCATCGGTGCCGGGCTTAGCAGGATTGGGGCGAGGGTTAGAAGGATCTGCGCGGGAGTTAGAGGGGTTTTACCTGTGCATGATTAGCTGAAATCGTACGGGTAGCCGATGGCTTGCAGGTCGGCTTCGAGCTGGTACCAGTCGGGGGTGGTGTTGACCAGGGCGTGCACCATGGGCCGGGTGAGCGGGGTGCCGTGGTAAATCTGCTGCACCACGGCGAAGGGCAGGCCGCCGACGTGGAAGATGTCCTCTTCGCCGTAGTATTCCTCGGCCCAGTCGATGTAGGTTTGGGGGTTATTGTCGAAGATGCCGAGCAGGTCTTCGGAGCCGTCTTCCGGCTGGTTGGAGTCGCCGAGCTGCCACTGGCCGGGCTGGGTTTGCCAGAAGCAAAACGTGGTGCCAATGGAGCTGACTGGCTCTCCAAACATGAACTCCCGAAACACTTCGGGCAGGCGCCGGGTTAGCTGCTCCTTGTCGGGCTCCGGGAGGCCGTCGGCGTAGCCGTTGAGCACGCACCCCTCCGCCCGAAACAGCGCCAGCAATTGGTCCCCTTCCCCATCGTTCATCTCAAAAAACTCCTCCCCCGGAGCCCAATGCGCATCGTAGGAGTAATACCGGTACTCCAAGTCCGGGTAGATAACCGCATCCAACGTAGCCAGCGCCTTGCAGAGCTGTTGCAGAGCGGCTTTATCGGGCAGGGCGGTGTAGGCAGCGGTGGAAAGCATGGGATGGTGAGGTGGTGAAGAGTGGGTGGTGAGTTGTCATTGTGAGGAGGCAGGACGACGCAATCCGTCTTGGTCACGGCGCTAAGCTCTACCGTGGCGCCTCACCCCCCGGCCCCCTCTCCGAAAATGGAGAGGGGGCGCCTGGCGTCAGGAAGTTACCGGCAGAAGAAGTGCCAACCTGATCAGTGAAATTAGTTCAACATCTGCCCAATCTGTGATGATTAATACGTCTTGGTCATGTCGGTGGGCACAACGAGCACGAAATCGGCTTTTTGCTCGTGCTCTTTTTCCAGCTCATCGAGCTGCTCCTGGCTCACGGTGCTGATGGTAAGCACGCGCAGGCGGGGGTTGAGCTGGCGTAGGTAGGCCAAGATGCCGTCGTGGTGGTCAGAGTGGTAGGCGCCGTTGAGATGGAGCAGCAGGTGGCCTTCAGTTCGGGCCTGGTTCAGGAAGTAGGCCATGGTGGCGTCTTTCAGGGCCTGGGCCTGAATGATGCGCTGGGCTCCGGCGCCGTGGGTCGCGTCGGCGCCGCCGAACATCTTGGCCATGTTCTTATAGCCCGGCAGCTCGTAGTCGACCGTCAGTGGCAACGGGGCCAGCCAGGCTTTTTCGGCGGTGGGCAGGGCATCGAGCACGCCCAGGCCGCCCTTGGCTACCTGGGAGGCGTAACGGCGCGGTACGTTGGTGCCCACCACGCGAAACTTCTGCTGGCGGGCCAGTTGGAGCAGGGGCTTGTAGTCGGTGGCGTAGTTGGGCCAGGGGCGGCTTTGTTCCTCGAAGGCCTTATCGTCCAGCTCGCCGGTGGTGTACTGGTCCACGAGGGGCTGCACGTCGCGCTCAAACATTTCCAGGCCCAGCACCAGCTGGCCCTGGCGCAGGCGCAATAGGTCTTTGACAACTTGCAGCTCCAGCCAGTGGGCCAGCGGGTCGTTGTGCTGCTCCCCGAAGAACACCACGTCGGCGCGGGCCAGCTCGCGCACCATCTGGTTGTAGCTGGCGGGCCGGCCGGCGGCCGTGAACAGGCGGTAGGCGGGCTTGTCGTCGGCGGGGGGGTGGGGGCCGAAGCTGGAGAGTACCAGGCAGGCCAGCACAAGTGAAAGAAACAGGCGCATTCCCGAAGATACCGCACAGCTCCCGATTACCCCTACGCGCCCGGCCTTCTACGCCATGCGCTCCGGCCAGAAACCGAAAACCCCGCCGTTGCAGGGCGGGGTTTTCGGTAAAAACCTGCGGAAGCGGGTGCCAGGCTAGGCTTTATAGAACATCCATTTCGCCAGCTCCCGGTAGTTTACCTTTTTGCCGTACATGAGAATGCCTACGCGGTAGATGCGCCCGGCCAGCCAGGTAGTAAACACAAAGCCTGCCACCAGCAGAGCCATAGACAAGGCCAGCTGCCAGGCCGGCACGCCCCCGAAGGGCAGGCGCATCATCATAGCAATGGGCGAGGTAAACGGAATCATCGACATCCAGAAAGCCACCGTGCCGTTGGGGTTGGTGGTGAGAATGGCCTGCGACACCACAAACGCCAGGATCAGCGGCATAGTCACGGGCATCATAAACTGCTGGGTATCAGTGTCGTTGTCGACGGCTGAACCAATAGCCCCGAACAGGGCACCGTAGAACAGATAGCCACCCAGGAAATAGAACAGAAAGCAGCCGATAAGCAGCGGCACGTTCAGGTCGGCATTGCGCAGAGCATTGCTAAACTTGGCAGCTATGTTGGTTTCTTTCTTGGCGGCTTGTTGGGCGGGCGTATCCTGGCGCACTACCGCGGTAGCCTGGGCTGCCCGAGCCTCCACTACTTTGTCGGGGCTGATAGAGCCGGCCATTACCGTGCTGATGCCCATGGACAGCAGCACCCAGATGCCCAGCTGGGTGAGGCCTACAGCGGCAATACCAAGCACCTTGCCCATCATTAATTGGAAGGGCTTTACGGTCGAAATGACCACCTCCACGATGCGGCTGGTTTTCTCTTCCATCACCCCACGCATAATCTGCACGCCGTAAATGAAGATGAACATGTAAATCAGGAAGCCGCAGAAGTAGGCCACACCGGTGCTGATGCCCGTGCTGGAGCTTTTCTCGCCCTCGTCGCTCAGGCTCACCGTTTGCAGGTCTACGTCCACTTTGAGCTTGTCGAGGGTGGCGCGGTCAATGCCGGACTGGGCCAGACGCTGGTTCTCAATCTGCCGATTCACGGCACGCTTGACATCCGTTTCCAGGCTCAGGCTCAGTCCCTTGCGCGAAAACACCTGGAAGCCGCCTGGGTTGGCCAGGTCGAGCTTGGGCACGTAGAGCAGGGCATCATACTTGCCTTTCTTGAACTCCTCCTTGGCCTGGGCCAAATCCGGTGCGGCGGCCACAAAGCGGATGTCGTCCTTGGGCTCGGGCAGCTGGCCGGCAAATAGGTTGCCGGCGTCGGCTACGGCCACCACTTTGCCGTTGTCGGCCATGCGCGCAATGAGCACGGGCACGGCAAACAAGGCCACCGTGAGCAGCGGCCCAATCAGCGACATAATCAAAAAACTCTTCTTGCGCACCCGCGTGAGGTATTCGCGCTGCACAATAAGCCAGATTTTATCCATGGGTTGTTGGGTCTTGGGGGCTTGGGGTCTTGGGGTCTTAGCCGGTGGGTAGTGAGGTGGTGAGCTGATGTTCTGTCATCCTGAGCTTGAGAACTACGGGATGATAGAGGTTCATTTCTCACATTCTCCACATTCCACCACATTTTTCACATTTAAAAACGTCATGCTACTTCTTCCTCCACCAGGGTTTCGGGCATGGTTTCGCGCACGCGGCGGATAAAGATGTCGTTGATGCTCGGAATCAGCTCCCGGAAGGCGTGTACCTCCACCTGGCCGGGCCCGATGAGGTAGCGCAGCAGGTCGTTGGGGGTAGTGCCGCCGTGCAGCTTGATGACATCGTAGAAGTAGCCGTTTTCGCGCTCCTGGTGCTTAAGTACCTCAAAGTCGGGATGCAGCAGCATCAGGCGGCCCTTGCCTTCCACTTCGTAGGTCTGGGTTTTGAACTCGTTTTTGATGGCGCTAACCGGCCCGTCGAGCACTTTGCGGGAGCGGTTGATGAGGGCAATATTGTCGCACATCTCCTCCACCGACTCCATGCGGTGCGTGCTGAAGATGATAGTGGCGCCTTCGTCGCGCAGGCGCAGAATTTCGTCCTTGATGAGGTTGGCGTTGATGGGGTCGAAGCCCGAAAAAGGCTCGTCCAGAATAATCAGGCTGGGCGCGTGCAGCACGGTGGCCACAAACTGCACCTTTTGCTGCATGCCCTTGCTCAGGTCTTCCACGTTTTTGTCGGCCCAGGCCTTGATGTCGAAGCGCGTCAGCCAGCCTTTGATGCGCTCCGTGGCGTCGGCCTGGCTCAGGCCGCGCAGGCGGGCCAGGTACAGCAGCTGCTCTCCCACCTTCATCTTCTTGTAGAGCCCCCGCTCCTCGGGCAGGTAGCCCACGTGGGCAATGTGGCTGGGGTTGAGCCGTTCGCCCCGGAAGCGGACCTCGCCCTCATCGGCCCCGGTTATCTGGGTGATGATGCGGATAAGGGACGTTTTGCCGGCGCCATTGGGGCCCAGCAGGCCGAAGATGCTGCCCTCCGGAATGTCGAGGCTCACGCCATCGAGGGCCACGTGGGCGGCGTAGGCCTTGCGCACGTTCAGGGCTTGGAGAATGGGTTGCACAGGCTGTTGAGAATGAGGTGAAAGTGTGGTGAAACGAATGTAGGCGTTTTGCCGGCTAGTGTACCGGAAAAATTCAACTAACGGGCTGCTTTACTCCTCCAACTCCTTTAGCAGCGCCTCCAGTCGGTCGAGGTGCTGGCCGTAGAGCTTTTGCAAGTACCAGCGCGTAAACCAGCGCATAAAGAAGTAGCCGAGTAGCCCCACGAAGGCATAAAAAGCAACGAGTATCCCAAGCCCCAGCAGCAGCTTTTGCCCCGACAGCTCCTGCGCTAACTTACTGCCAATGAAGAATAAGCCGATGCCGAAGGTGATGGGCAATGACCACATAGTAGCCCGGTAGTACAGCTGCACCAGCCCCCGCAGGCTGCTTAGCTGCCGGGCCACATGCTCCCGCAACGCCCCGGCGGAATCGTTCAGGCTCCGCAGCACGGCGAGTTTGCGGCGGAAATAGAAGCCGCTGAGTAGGCACATGATCAGCATCCATACCAACATAGCCTGAGTGTGTCCATCCTTCACTTCACGTAAAGCACTAGCAGCCAGCAGAACGAAGGCGACAGCAATACCAATTTCCAGCCACACATTACGCCGCATCTTGGCCACTGGACTGCCAGAGCGGCGAGCCAGCAGCAGGCGCACGGTCTTATCGTCGAGGATAGGTTCGGATGGCGCCGACTGCTGCCAGCGGCGGCGCAAGTCATCGAGTTCCATGAGCGGCGGGGCGGGTAAGGAGTTGGCGGAGCTTGTCTTGGATGCGGTGCATTTTCACACGCACGTTGTTTTGGGTAATGCCAAGGATATCGGCCATTTCCTCGTAGGTGCGTTCTTCGAGGTAGAGCAGCACAAAGGCCTTGTCCACGTCGGACAGGCGGTTGATGGCGCGGTAGAGGGCAGCCATTTCTTCGGGTTCGTACGTAGCGGGTTCGTCGGGCTGGGCCAGATGATGAGCCGCGTTGCCCTCGTCGGCGCCGAGGCGACTGGACCGGGGGCGGCGGGTACGCTGGCGCAAGCCGCTGATGGCCACGTTCAGGGCAATGCGGTAAAGCCAGGTGCTGAGCTTAGCCCCGGCCTGAGGCTGGTAGCGCGGCCACGCCCGCCACAGCTGCAATACCACTTCCTGAAACAGGTCCTGCCGGTCGTCAGGGTCGGAGCAGTACAGGCGGCACACCCGCCGCAGCAAGGGCTGGTACTCCTTCACGACAGCTGTAAAATCAGGCGGCGCAGGGGCGGCGGGGCTCATAGCAGGGCAGCAAAGTCAAGGCATATATCGGCGGGCTCGGCTCGGCATTACAGAAGCGCTGCAGATTTTTTTGAACAGATAAAAAGCTGAACCTACTAGCCCCCTGCTGGCGCGAGTTTAGCGTAGCGTAACTCGTGCCTGAGCATGAGGTGGAGGCTGCGCCTCCACTGCCGCGCCAGCGGCAAGCCGGTACCGGGCCACCAGGAGCAGACGTCGGTCGTTCTGGCGGGGGGAGGCGCAGCCTCCCGTCATAGTGGGCACGAGTTACGCTGCGCTAAACTCGCGCCAGTACCATACAAACAAAAAGCCCGCCTTCCGAAAATGAAGACGGGCTCTTGCAGAATCGACGGAATCAGCAGTAATCCGTGGTTCTTACTGGAAATACTCCTTCACTTTCTCGAAGAAGCCTTTCTCGTTTTTGCCGGGATTGGGCGTGAAGTTGCGCGAGTCGCGCAGGCGCTCCAGCAACTCCCGCTCTTCGCCGGTCACGTTCTTGGGCGTCCACACGTTCAGGTGAATCAGCTGGTCGCCGCGGCCGTAGCCGTTGATGTCCTTGATGCCTTTGCCACGCAGACGCAGGATTTTGCCCGGCTGGGTGCCCGGCTCCACCTTAATCTTCACCTTGCCTTCGATGGTCGGCACCTCAATGCTGGCGCCCAGGGCGGCATCTACGAACGAAATGTACTGCTCGAACATAATGTTGTTGCCGTCGCGCTTGAGCAGCTCG
This region of Hymenobacter sp. YIM 151500-1 genomic DNA includes:
- a CDS encoding ChaN family lipoprotein — its product is MRLFLSLVLACLVLSSFGPHPPADDKPAYRLFTAAGRPASYNQMVRELARADVVFFGEQHNDPLAHWLELQVVKDLLRLRQGQLVLGLEMFERDVQPLVDQYTTGELDDKAFEEQSRPWPNYATDYKPLLQLARQQKFRVVGTNVPRRYASQVAKGGLGVLDALPTAEKAWLAPLPLTVDYELPGYKNMAKMFGGADATHGAGAQRIIQAQALKDATMAYFLNQARTEGHLLLHLNGAYHSDHHDGILAYLRQLNPRLRVLTISTVSQEQLDELEKEHEQKADFVLVVPTDMTKTY
- a CDS encoding ABC transporter permease — protein: MDKIWLIVQREYLTRVRKKSFLIMSLIGPLLTVALFAVPVLIARMADNGKVVAVADAGNLFAGQLPEPKDDIRFVAAAPDLAQAKEEFKKGKYDALLYVPKLDLANPGGFQVFSRKGLSLSLETDVKRAVNRQIENQRLAQSGIDRATLDKLKVDVDLQTVSLSDEGEKSSSTGISTGVAYFCGFLIYMFIFIYGVQIMRGVMEEKTSRIVEVVISTVKPFQLMMGKVLGIAAVGLTQLGIWVLLSMGISTVMAGSISPDKVVEARAAQATAVVRQDTPAQQAAKKETNIAAKFSNALRNADLNVPLLIGCFLFYFLGGYLFYGALFGAIGSAVDNDTDTQQFMMPVTMPLILAFVVSQAILTTNPNGTVAFWMSMIPFTSPIAMMMRLPFGGVPAWQLALSMALLVAGFVFTTWLAGRIYRVGILMYGKKVNYRELAKWMFYKA
- a CDS encoding HesB/IscA family protein; protein product: MATAVSTKLAPISLTPRALEEVKNILREKNVPTEYGLRVGVQGGGCSGLSYLLGFDKPKDQDETFDLEGVTLIMDKKHAMYVLGMEVDFQDGLNARGFVFNNPQAKSTCGCGSSFSA
- the bshA gene encoding N-acetyl-alpha-D-glucosaminyl L-malate synthase BshA, with amino-acid sequence MNIGIVCYPTYGGSGVVATELGKALAQRGHRVHFITYSQPVRLDFFNENLFYHEVYIPPYPLFQFPPYELALASKMVDIVQNEKLDVLHVHYAIPHASAAFMAKQILLTRGIRIPVVTTLHGTDITLVGKDVSYEPVVTFSINQSDGVTAVSADLRRETYEYFAVEKDIEVIPNFINLERFKKQNKGHFKAAIAPEGEQLLVHTSNFRSVKRVDDVLHIFAGVRKQIPAKLLLVGDGPDRPRIEKLCRDIGFCNDIRFLGKLEAVEEVLSIADLFLMPSEKESFGLAALEAMACEVPVISTDAGGIPELNVHGQTGMVSHVGDVDDMVKNALFVLDEENLPRFKAAARARAETFAVDNIVPRYEACYQRAIDAVLATV
- a CDS encoding PH domain-containing protein is translated as MVDVTIQGSDVLFDVKGLHKLWAFKSQLQIPRAHIRAVRQDPNAHRGWWKGWRVPGTHIPGVLVAGTYLREGKCVFWDVRNAKNALVIDLKDDSYDQLVIEVKNPAAVMELLGTPVTA
- a CDS encoding DUF7935 family protein, giving the protein MNTTEYLFDLLKIILPALIVAGAIYFLFQQFLEKEQQRRLMELRLEASKTTLPLRLQALERVTMLLERITPSNLLVRVSSAGLSAADYHRLLLQEIRAEVEHNLSQQLYMQPETWAQVRQAQENVVNRINTTFRTLPDPQHARGPELAKRILESLITDETDPTAGALLAVKREAVAMF
- a CDS encoding glycoside hydrolase family 97 protein, whose amino-acid sequence is MNRAALVLAAALLAGFVVPALAQTLRSPSRKLTLRFQLSPSGEPTYALSFGPKTVVRPSRLGLVLQNQPGLAQGFSVAHIDSSQHDDTWQPVWGEVKSIRNHYRELAVTLQQPAPQGRRLVVRFRLYDDGLGFRYEVPEQPGLTYFTVQDEQTEFNLPANHHAFWIPGDYDSNEYTYSTTRLSEVNTTPIEAIQQKAAPNRIQTPLMLKSDDGLYVNLHEAALVNYPALMLNVDTRSFGLTSQLVPDATGTGAKAYLQAPEHTPWRTIVVSDRAPEVLASKLILNLNEPSTIQNPSWIKPQKFVGVWWEMHVNKGSWNYADVSNIKLATTDWSQLTPNGRHAANTQNVKRYIDFAAKHGLQSVLVEGWNVGWEDWAGNWKEEVFDFVTPYPDFNVDELHRYAASKGVQLMMHHETSSSVTNYERRQDEALRFMKQHGYQAVKTGYVGRIIPRGEHHDGQWMVNHFVRTAQKMAQQQIMVDMHESVRPTGLHRTYPNWLASEAARGNEFNAWSSGNPPEHETILPFTRLMGGPMDYTPGIFQIKLERWNPTANKGRQVHTTLAKQLALYVTMYSPLQMAADLPEAYEQHLDAFQFIKDVPVDWDDTRVLLAEPGDYITIARQAKSKDEWYLGSITDENARQQQVKLDFLRPGQRYEATIYADGKGAHWEQNPMTYQIRKQKVDSKTVLKLQLAPGGGTAVSIKPVGQ